One genomic window of Gossypium hirsutum isolate 1008001.06 chromosome D11, Gossypium_hirsutum_v2.1, whole genome shotgun sequence includes the following:
- the LOC121203122 gene encoding ABC transporter C family member 3: MSSATSFDFLLKPIFLHGFSASLHLVLLLLLLIVWVVSRVKKVSREGSKERQVLWYKQTLACCFVVSVSNVVLCLLSYFYWYTNGWSEHKLMSLIDYALKALAWGACATCVYKHCQFSNPGEQKRFPVVLRIWWGFYFSISCYCLVIDIVLFKKHVSFPSQYLVSDVLSVVTGLFLCIVGFFLRNEGEDTLLEEPLLNGDSRVSNGVELSKENGGDTVTPYSDAGIFSILTFSWMGPLIAAGNKKPLDLEDVPQLDSHDSVIGAFPKFKNRLESADSEGNVVTSLKLVKALFFSAWKDILWTALFAFTYTVASYVGPFLIDTFVQYLNGKREFKAEGYLLVAAFFVAKLVECLSERRWFFKLQQVGLRQRAVLVAMIYNKGLTLSCQSKQSHTSGEIINFMTVDAERVGDFSWYMHDPWMVVLQVGLALLILYKTLGLASIVTFIATVLVMLANIPLGKMLQKFQDKLMESKDTRMKATSEILRNMRILKLQGWEMKFLSKIVGLRSVEEGWLKRFVYTNAMTAFVFCFAPSFVSAATFGACRFLGVPLESGKILSALATFRILQEPIYNLPDTISMIAQTKVSLDRIAAFLRLDDLQPGAIEKLPSGSSDTAIEIADGNFSWDMSSPTATLKDINLKVSHGMSVAVCGTVGSGKSSLLSCLLGEFPKISGTLKLCGTTAYVAQSPWIQCGKIVDNILFGKEMDRDKYDEVLEACTLKKDLEILSFGDQTVIGERGINLSGGQKQRIQIARALYQDADIYLFDDPFSAVDAHTGSHLFKEVLLKNLRSKTVIYVTHQVEFLPAADLILVMKDGRIVQAGKYNDILNSGTDFMELVGAHKKALSALDTVEASSVSERTTSEGECDIGTTNGKVQKEENQGNESGKVDDVGPKGQLVQEEEREKGQVGFSVYWKYITTAYGGALVPLILLAQILFEIFQIGSNYWMAWGSPMSADIKPPVGSFTLIMVYLALAIASAICVFARSMLLGTAGYKTATLLFKKMHLCIFRAPMSFFDSTPSGRILNRASTDQSAVDMDIAHQVATFAFSVIQLLGIIAVMSQVAWQIFIIFIPVIATCIWYQQYYISSGRELSRLVGVCQAPVIQNFAETILGATTIRSFDQEKRFQDTNMALTDSYSRPKFYVAGAMEWLCFRLDLLSSVTFAFSLFILISLPEGVIDPAIAGLAVTYGLNLNILQAWVVWTMCNMENKIISVERILQYCSIPSEPALVVETNRPDHCWPYHGEVHIRDLQVRYAPHMPLVLRGLTCTFPGGLKTGIVGRTGSGKSTLIQTLFRIVEPAAGQILIDGVNISSLGLHDLRSRLSIIPQEPTMFEGTIRSNLDPLEEYTDEQIWEALDKCQLGDRVRNKAGRLDSSVSENGENWSMGQRQLVCLGRVLLKKSKILVLDEATASVDTATDNLIQTTLREHFSDCTVITIAHRITSVLDSDMVLLLSHGVIEEYDSPSSLLENKSSSFAQLVAEYTVRSNSSF, encoded by the exons ATGAGTTCAGCTACTAGTTTTGATTTTCTACTAAAACCCATTTTTCTTCATGGGTTTTCTGCTTCATTACATTTAGTTTTGTTGCTTTTATTGTTAATCGTGTGGGTGGTGAGCAGGGTTAAAAAAGTTAGTAGGGAAGGTTCAAAGGAAAGACAGGTTTTATGGTATAAGCAAACATTAGCTTGTTGTTTTGTTGTTTCAGTTTCTAATGTTGTCTTGTgtttgttaagttatttttattgGTATACGAATGGTTGGTCAGAGCATAAGTTAATGAGTCTTATTGATTATGCATTGAAAGCACTTGCTTGGGGTGCATGTGCAACATGTGTTTACAAGCATTGTCAATTCTCCAATCCTGGTGAACAAAAGAGGTTCCCTGTTGTGTTGAGAATTTGGTGGGGTTTTtacttttcaatttcatgttaTTGTCTTGTTATAGACATTGTTCTCTTCAAAAAACATGTTTCTTTCCCAAGCCAGTATTTAGTATCTGATGTCTTGTCTGTTGTTACTGGTTTGTTTCTATGTATTGTTGGGTTCTTTTTAAGAAATGAGGGTGAAGATACCCTCCTTGAGGAACCCCTTTTAAATGGAGATTCTAGAGTTAGTAATGGTGTAGAGTTGAGTAAGGAAAACGGGGGTGATACTGTAACCCCATATTCAGATGCTGGTATTTTCAGCATTCTTACATTTTCTTGGATGGGGCCTCTCATTGCTGCTGGCAATAAGAAACCATTAGACCTTGAGGATGTCCCTCAGCTAGATAGCCATGATAGTGTTATTGGGGcttttccaaaatttaaaaacaggCTTGAATCAGCTGATAGTGAGGGAAATgttgttacctcacttaagctGGTGAAGGCACTGTTCTTTTCAGCTTGGAAAGATATTCTTTGGACAGCTTTGTTTGCATTTACGTACACGGTGGCTTCATATGTTGGCCCATTCCTCATCGACACTTTCGTTCAGTATCTGAATGGGAAAAGGGAATTTAAGGCTGAGGGGTATCTTCTAGTTGCTGCTTTCTTTGTTGCCAAGCTAGTGGAGTGCTTGTCTGAGAGGCGCTGGTTCTTTAAGTTGCAACAAGTTGGACTTAGGCAGAGGGCTGTATTGGTAGCAATGATATATAACAAGGGGTTAACCCTTTCATGCCAGTCGAAGCAGAGCCATACCAGTGGGGAGATCATCAATTTCATGACTGTTGATGCAGAAAGGGTGGGTGACTTTAGTTGGTACATGCATGATCCATGGATGGTAGTTTTGCAAGTTGGTTTGGCCTTGTTGATCTTGTATAAGACCCTGGGGCTAGCATCCATTGTCACTTTCATTGCTACTGTACTTGTTATGTTGGCAAATATACCTTTGGGGAAAATGCTGCAGAAGTTTCAGGATAAGTTAATGGAATCAAAAGATACAAGGATGAAGGCAACATCTGAAATTTTGAGGAATATGAGGATTCTTAAACTGCAGGGGTGGGAAATGAAGTTCCTCTCCAAGATTGTCGGGCTCAGGAGTGTCGAGGAAGGATGGTTAAAACGATTTGTTTATACAAATGCCATGACTGCTTTCGTTTTCTGCTTTGCACCATCCTTTGTGTCTGCAGCCActtttggtgcttgtaggttccTAGGAGTCCCACTTGAGTCAGGGAAGATCCTATCTGCACTCGCAACATTCAGGATTCTTCAGGAGCCAATCTACAACCTTCCTGACACAATCTCAATGATAGCTCAAACAAAGGTGTCACTTGATCGAATTGCTGCCTTCCTCCGGCTCGATGACTTGCAGCCAGGTGCTATAGAGAAGCTACCCAGTGGTAGTTCCGATACAGCGATTGAGATTGCTGATGGGAACTTCTCTTGGGATATGTCATCCCCTACTGCAACACTAAAAGATATAAACTTGAAAGTTTCCCATGGCATGAGTGTTGCTGTTTGTGGTACGGTCGGCTCTGGCAAGTCAAGTTTACTTTCCTGTCTTTTGGGAGAGTTCCCAAAGATATCTGGAACTCTtaagttgtgtggtacaacagCCTATGTTGCTCAGTCACCTTGGATACAATGTGGCAAGATTGTAGACAACATATTGTTCGGTAAGGAAATGGACAGAGACAAGTATGACGAAGTGCTTGAAGCTTGTACCCTCAAGAAGGATCTTGAAATTCTCTCTTTCGGTGATCAGACTGTTATAGGCGAGAGGGGAATCAATCTGAGTGGTGGACAAAAGCAAAGAATACAGATTGCTCGTGCTCTATACCAAGATGCCGATATCTATCTGTTTGATGATCCTTTCAGCGCAGTGGATGCTCACACCGGATCTCATTTATTTAAG GAGGTTTTACTAAAGAATTTGAGATCAAAAACAGTGATTTATGTCACTCATCAAGTTGAGTTTTTACCAGCTGCTGACTTAATTTTG GTGATGAAAGATGGGAGGATTGTTCAAGCTGGAAAGTATAATGATATTCTCAATTCAGGTACTGATTTTATGGAACTTGTGGGTGCACATAAGAAAGCTTTGTCGGCCCTTGATACTGTTGAAGCAAGTTCGGTTTCGGAACGAACTACCAGTGAAGGAGAATGTGATATAGGTACTACTAATGGGAAAGTGCAGAAAGAAGAAAACCAAGGTAACGAAAGCGGTAAAGTAGATGATGTCGGACCAAAAGGACAGCTTGTTCAAGAAGAAGAACGAGAGAAAGGACAAGTCGGGTTTTCAGTCTACTGGAAGTACATCACAACAGCATATGGAGGAGCTCTTGTGCCTTTAATATTGCTTGCTCAGATTCTCTTTGAGATTTTTCAAATAGGCAGCAACTATTGGATGGCTTGGGGATCACCGATGTCAGCAGACATAAAGCCTCCTGTTGGGAGCTTTACACTAATCATGGTCTATTTGGCTTTGGCCATTGCAAGTGCCATTTGTGTCTTTGCCAGATCCATGCTTCTTGGTACAGCTGGATACAAAACAGCCACTCTTCTCTTTAAAAAGATGCATCTTTGCATTTTCCGCGCTCCTATGTCTTTCTTCGATTCTACACCGAGTGGAAGAATCCTCAACAGA GCTTCTACAGATCAAAGTGCAGTAGATATGGACATTGCGCACCAAGTCGCCACATTTGCTTTCTCAGTTATCCAGCTACTTGGAATCATTGCAGTCATGTCTCAAGTTGCTTGGCAgatctttatcatttttattccAGTGATTGCTACCTGCATTTGGTATCAG CAATATTACATATCTTCTGGACGAGAACTTTCGCGGCTGGTTGGGGTATGCCAAGCTCCAGTAATACAGAATTTTGCTGAAACAATTTTAGGAGCAACAACTATAAGGAGCTTTGATCAAGAAAAAAGGTTCCAAGACACAAACATGGCACTGACCGACTCGTATTCTCGTCCAAAATTTTATGTTGCTGGTGCAATGGAATGGCTGTGCTTCCGCCTGGACTTATTGTCTTCTGTTACTTTTGCCTTCTCTTTATTCATTTTAATCTCTTTACCGGAGGGAGTTATTGATCCTG CTATTGCCGGGTTAGCTGTGACGTATGGACTCAATCTAAATATATTGCAAGCTTGGGTGGTATGGACTATGTGCAATATGGAGAATAAAATTATATCTGTTGAGAGAATACTTCAATACTGTAGTATTCCTAGTGAGCCTGCCCTTGTGGTGGAAACGAATCGCCCAGACCATTGTTGGCCGTACCACGGAGAAGTTCATATTCGTGATCTGCAG GTACGATATGCTCCGCACATGCCACTTGTGTTGCGAGGCCTGACCTGCACATTTCCTGGAGGGTTGAAAACCGGTATTGTAGGGAGAACAGGCAGTGGTAAATCAACTCTCATACAAACACTTTTCCGGATCGTTGAACCTGCAGCAGGGCAGATCTTAATCGATGGTGTAAACATCTCATCGCTCGGGTTGCATGATTTGCGTTCACGACTCAGCATCATCCCTCAAGAGCCTACCATGTTCGAAGGGACTATACGAAGCAACTTGGACCCTCTTGAAGAATACACAGATGAACAGATTTGGGAG GCATTGGATAAATGCCAACTCGGGGATAGAGTTCGAAACAAGGCCGGCCGGCTCGATTCTTCAG TTAGTGAGAATGGAGAGAATTGGAGCATGGGGCAAAGGCAGTTGGTGTGCCTTGGGCGTGTACTATTGAAGAAAAGTAAGATCTTAGTGCTCGATGAAGCGACCGCATCGGTGGATACAGCCACCGACAACCTAATACAGACGACGTTAAGGGAGCACTTCTCTGATTGTACGGTCATAACAATCGCTCACCGAATAACTTCGGTTCTGGATAGCGACATGGTTCTGCTTTTAAGTCATG GAGTAATAGAAGAATATGATAGTCCATCAAGTTTGCTGGAAAACAAGTCTTCATCATTTGCACAGCTTGTAGCAGAGTACACTGTGAGATCAAATTCTAGTTTTTGA